One stretch of Lacimicrobium alkaliphilum DNA includes these proteins:
- a CDS encoding EF-hand domain-containing protein: MSDKALTDSQVAEVRKEFDFFDSDNNGMIDLGEFIELLTVLSPKTKVKAVQEAFDLIDENADGHIDFNEFLTWWQQGWWEY, from the coding sequence ATGTCAGACAAGGCATTAACAGACAGTCAGGTTGCAGAAGTCCGCAAGGAGTTTGATTTTTTTGACAGCGATAACAACGGCATGATCGATCTCGGTGAGTTTATCGAGCTGTTAACCGTATTGTCACCTAAAACCAAGGTTAAAGCGGTGCAGGAAGCCTTTGATCTGATTGATGAAAACGCAGACGGTCATATCGACTTCAATGAATTTCTGACCTGGTGGCAGCAAGGCTGGTGGGAATACTAA
- the ald gene encoding alanine dehydrogenase, which translates to MLIGVPKEIKNHEYRIGLTPAAVKEFVTHGHQVIVENNGGAAIGFTNEQYVAAGASIIDTPEEIFAKADMIVKVKEPQPHECKMLRKGQTLYTFLHLAPDPTQTELLVASGATCIAYETVTDNRNGLPLLAPMSEVAGRMSVQAGAHYLEKAHGGSGTLLGGVPGVAPGKVLVIGGGVVGTNAAKMALGLGADVTILDRSLPRLRELDDIFNGQVKTVFSTVDAIEHYSAHADLVVGAVLIPGAAAPKLLTREHIRNMKEGSVVVDVAIDQGGCFETSKATTHQDPVYTIDGVVHYCVANMPGGVARTSTMALNNATLPFGLALANKGPKKAMLEDQHLLNGLNVHEGKVTYKAVVDALGEKLGLTYEDPHTALNG; encoded by the coding sequence CGCCGTTAAAGAATTTGTCACCCATGGTCATCAGGTGATTGTAGAAAATAACGGTGGCGCCGCCATTGGTTTTACCAATGAGCAATACGTTGCCGCTGGCGCCAGCATTATCGATACGCCGGAAGAGATCTTCGCCAAAGCTGACATGATCGTAAAGGTCAAAGAGCCTCAGCCCCATGAGTGCAAGATGCTCAGAAAAGGCCAGACCCTGTACACCTTTTTACACCTGGCACCGGATCCTACTCAGACCGAATTACTGGTCGCCTCAGGTGCAACCTGTATCGCCTATGAAACTGTAACCGATAACCGCAACGGCCTGCCTCTGCTGGCGCCAATGAGCGAAGTAGCCGGACGTATGTCAGTGCAGGCCGGTGCTCATTATCTGGAAAAAGCCCATGGCGGCAGCGGCACCCTGCTAGGTGGTGTGCCCGGTGTAGCCCCTGGTAAAGTGTTGGTGATTGGTGGCGGCGTGGTCGGTACCAATGCAGCAAAAATGGCCTTAGGCCTTGGCGCCGATGTGACCATTCTGGATCGTTCCCTGCCCCGTTTGCGTGAACTGGATGATATTTTCAATGGCCAGGTGAAAACCGTATTCTCTACCGTAGATGCTATAGAACATTATTCTGCGCACGCTGATTTGGTGGTTGGCGCGGTACTGATCCCCGGGGCTGCAGCGCCTAAACTGCTGACCCGCGAGCATATCCGCAATATGAAAGAAGGTTCTGTGGTAGTGGATGTGGCCATTGACCAGGGCGGTTGTTTTGAAACTTCCAAAGCCACAACCCATCAGGACCCTGTATATACCATTGATGGTGTGGTGCATTACTGCGTGGCTAACATGCCAGGCGGTGTGGCCAGAACCTCAACCATGGCGCTGAATAACGCCACTCTGCCCTTCGGTCTGGCGCTGGCCAATAAAGGCCCGAAAAAAGCCATGCTGGAAGACCAACACTTACTCAATGGTCTGAATGTGCACGAAGGGAAAGTGACCTACAAAGCGGTTGTCGATGCCTTAGGTGAAAAACTGGGGCTGACATACGAAGACCCCCACACCGCGTTAAATGGCTGA
- a CDS encoding nuclear transport factor 2 family protein has translation MKKISYLAAALCCLSAAVLADTAAEVQMTIEKNNAYTKANMQSPADPTSAKGSMEFWSSGGLMQSVPASSPVQKFERFGLTPKHIHVITLEEGKSAVAMYYSEGAYQPEGMALTSNYLTRVTEVYVKESGKWKVRVAHFSPVSGGEGTKQTSLD, from the coding sequence ATGAAAAAGATCTCTTATCTGGCTGCCGCTTTGTGTTGCTTGTCTGCAGCTGTGCTGGCAGATACCGCCGCAGAAGTGCAAATGACCATCGAGAAAAATAACGCTTACACCAAAGCGAATATGCAGTCTCCTGCAGACCCAACCTCAGCGAAGGGCTCCATGGAGTTCTGGTCGAGTGGTGGATTAATGCAATCCGTTCCTGCGTCATCGCCGGTGCAGAAGTTCGAACGCTTTGGGCTTACCCCAAAACATATCCATGTGATTACCCTGGAGGAGGGGAAGTCAGCCGTGGCGATGTACTATTCAGAAGGTGCGTACCAGCCTGAGGGCATGGCGCTGACATCAAACTATCTGACCCGGGTCACCGAGGTCTATGTCAAAGAAAGTGGTAAATGGAAAGTGCGCGTCGCGCATTTTTCACCGGTTTCAGGTGGTGAAGGTACCAAGCAAACCAGTCTCGACTAA